In one Streptomyces sp. NBC_01288 genomic region, the following are encoded:
- a CDS encoding carbohydrate-binding protein, protein MLTILRPRQLAVAVVAAVGALCVSVLPAAATQQAPPSKAVASAAVGATTPFSVYEAEGGTPGGGAAVRSLASAPTTQYSSAVLEASGHSYVHLGDTGQSVQWTNTTGQPISFLNVRASIPDSASGGGLTGTLNLYVNGVFRQALNLNSRQTWVYEGNGNYNTSDDQNPADGDPRVFWDESHTFVTGAPIPAGATFSLRKDSDNSASFYDVDSVDVENPPAPQTQPANSISITSCGAVADNNPTNGAADSQAVDSRAAIQNCVDQAEQQGKILWIPQGTFYVKGTAGLDAQGITIAGAGLWYSTVYRDVPVPNSTPLAALFDLTSCTVRDFHIDANAVSRSTIGGDGGAMDTTGTDWVADGIWTQHTMSGFWASGTGGTVKNSRLTSIWADGINVNNVSLGADTGNDLTVTNNFVRGTGDDAIAINSVAYNTNSDGSQTHYNPMTDVTVSGNTSIAPWGGKGIGIYGGSGHQVKDNYISDTARYIGLGAGRFGVNGSDLLSATVTGNTVVRSGGNAYSQGQPALHVGNGGDGQNTGTVDKVTVTGNTVTDSLYDGIAFSTSTNTLLQDNTVNAPGRNGIAISPPFYPAPTGSATITGNTVTGLAAGTSAFVNNSTGFVATLSDNHWPPTAPEGPYGGTPAAVPGTVQAEDYDTGGQGIAYNVNSVNGSANSYRADGVDLDNTSDTGGGYNLGWTDAGQWFRYTVDVATAGTYTLDLRVAAPSAVPGALHLSDASGTNLTGAVDLPATGDWQTWGTATTQVTLPAGRQILTLNQDSGGWNINNFAFATGSSSPSATLTASPGTLTFAAQAVNTTSAAQTVTVTNSGTAAASLAGITAGDDFAQTDTCGDSLAVGANCTVSVTFTPTASGTRTGTLTLTGNQSNSPTTVGLSGTGTDTAGTNLAAGRPTRESSHTDVYPSSNVTDGNQNSYWESADNTFPQWVQVDLDSARSASRVVLQLPASWGARTQTLALGGSTDGTTFVTLKSSATHTFDPVTKNTVTLTFPATTERYFRVTVTANTGWPAGQLSEFQVWNA, encoded by the coding sequence ATGCTGACGATCCTCAGACCCCGGCAACTGGCGGTGGCCGTCGTCGCCGCGGTCGGTGCGCTGTGCGTGTCCGTCTTACCGGCCGCCGCCACACAGCAGGCGCCGCCGAGCAAGGCCGTCGCGAGCGCGGCGGTGGGTGCGACGACGCCGTTCTCGGTCTATGAGGCCGAGGGGGGAACTCCCGGCGGCGGCGCGGCAGTTCGGTCGCTGGCCTCGGCGCCGACCACGCAGTACTCCAGCGCCGTCCTGGAGGCGTCCGGCCATTCCTATGTGCACCTGGGCGACACGGGTCAGTCGGTGCAGTGGACGAACACCACCGGGCAGCCCATCTCCTTCCTCAACGTCCGTGCCAGCATCCCGGATTCGGCCTCCGGCGGTGGTCTCACCGGCACGCTGAACCTGTACGTCAACGGCGTGTTCCGGCAGGCGCTGAACCTCAACTCCCGGCAGACCTGGGTGTACGAGGGCAACGGCAACTACAACACGAGCGACGACCAGAACCCGGCCGACGGCGACCCGAGGGTCTTCTGGGACGAGTCGCACACCTTCGTCACCGGGGCCCCGATCCCGGCGGGCGCCACGTTCTCGCTGCGGAAGGACTCCGACAACAGCGCGTCCTTCTACGACGTGGACTCCGTCGACGTGGAGAACCCGCCGGCGCCGCAGACGCAGCCCGCGAACTCGATCTCGATCACGAGCTGTGGCGCGGTGGCGGACAACAACCCGACCAACGGCGCGGCCGACAGCCAGGCCGTGGACAGCCGGGCCGCCATCCAGAACTGCGTCGACCAGGCCGAGCAACAGGGAAAGATCCTCTGGATCCCGCAGGGCACCTTCTACGTGAAGGGCACCGCGGGACTGGACGCACAAGGGATCACCATCGCGGGCGCGGGCCTCTGGTACAGCACGGTCTACCGTGACGTACCCGTCCCCAACTCCACTCCGCTGGCAGCCCTGTTCGACCTGACCTCCTGCACGGTGCGCGACTTCCACATCGACGCCAACGCCGTCAGCCGGAGCACCATCGGCGGGGACGGCGGCGCGATGGACACCACCGGCACCGACTGGGTGGCCGACGGCATCTGGACCCAGCACACCATGTCCGGCTTCTGGGCCTCCGGCACCGGCGGGACGGTGAAGAACAGCAGGCTGACGTCGATCTGGGCCGACGGGATCAACGTCAACAACGTGTCGCTGGGCGCGGACACCGGGAACGACCTGACGGTCACGAACAACTTCGTGCGCGGCACCGGGGACGACGCGATCGCCATCAACTCGGTCGCCTACAACACCAACAGCGACGGTTCGCAGACCCACTACAACCCGATGACCGATGTCACCGTCAGCGGCAACACCTCGATCGCGCCCTGGGGCGGCAAGGGCATCGGGATCTACGGCGGCAGCGGCCACCAGGTCAAGGACAACTACATCAGCGACACGGCCCGTTACATCGGCCTGGGCGCCGGCCGCTTCGGTGTCAACGGCAGCGACCTGCTCTCCGCGACCGTGACCGGCAACACCGTGGTCCGCTCCGGCGGCAACGCCTACAGCCAGGGCCAACCCGCTTTGCACGTCGGCAACGGCGGCGACGGACAGAACACCGGGACCGTCGACAAGGTCACGGTGACCGGCAACACGGTCACCGACTCCCTCTACGACGGCATCGCCTTCTCCACCTCGACCAACACCCTGCTCCAGGACAACACAGTCAACGCCCCGGGCCGCAACGGCATCGCGATCTCGCCGCCGTTCTACCCCGCGCCCACCGGCTCCGCGACGATAACCGGCAACACCGTCACGGGACTTGCCGCCGGCACCTCGGCCTTCGTCAACAACTCCACCGGATTCGTCGCCACGTTGAGCGACAACCACTGGCCGCCGACCGCTCCCGAGGGCCCCTACGGCGGCACCCCGGCCGCCGTGCCCGGCACGGTCCAGGCGGAGGACTACGACACCGGCGGCCAGGGGATCGCGTACAACGTCAACTCCGTCAACGGCAGCGCCAACTCCTACCGCGCCGACGGCGTCGACCTGGACAACACCTCGGACACCGGCGGCGGTTACAACCTCGGCTGGACCGACGCGGGACAGTGGTTCCGCTACACCGTGGACGTCGCCACGGCCGGCACCTACACCCTCGACCTGCGCGTCGCGGCCCCGTCCGCGGTGCCCGGCGCGCTGCACCTGTCGGACGCCTCCGGCACGAACCTCACCGGCGCCGTCGACCTGCCCGCCACCGGCGACTGGCAGACCTGGGGCACCGCGACCACGCAGGTGACCCTGCCCGCCGGTCGGCAGATTCTGACGCTCAATCAGGACAGCGGCGGCTGGAACATCAACAACTTCGCCTTCGCTACGGGGAGTAGCTCACCGTCGGCCACGCTCACCGCATCTCCGGGAACGCTCACCTTCGCCGCCCAGGCGGTGAACACGACCAGCGCCGCGCAGACCGTCACCGTCACCAACTCCGGTACCGCCGCCGCCTCGTTGGCCGGGATCACGGCCGGTGATGACTTCGCCCAGACCGACACCTGCGGCGACTCCCTTGCAGTCGGGGCGAATTGCACGGTGTCCGTCACCTTCACACCCACCGCCTCCGGCACCCGCACCGGCACCCTCACCCTGACCGGCAACCAGTCCAACAGCCCCACCACAGTGGGCCTTTCGGGCACCGGTACCGACACCGCCGGAACGAATCTCGCCGCCGGCAGGCCCACCAGGGAGTCCAGCCACACCGACGTGTACCCGTCGTCGAACGTGACGGACGGCAACCAGAACTCCTACTGGGAGAGCGCCGACAACACGTTCCCGCAGTGGGTCCAGGTGGATCTCGACTCGGCCCGGAGCGCCTCCCGCGTGGTCCTGCAACTGCCCGCCTCCTGGGGTGCACGCACCCAGACCCTGGCCCTGGGCGGCAGCACCGACGGCACGACCTTCGTCACCCTGAAGTCCTCGGCCACCCACACCTTCGACCCGGTCACCAAGAACACCGTGACGCTCACCTTCCCCGCCACCACCGAGCGCTACTTCCGCGTCACCGTCACCGCCAACACCGGCTGGCCCGCGGGCCAGTTGTCCGAGTTCCAGGTCTGGAACGCCTGA